The genomic region GGCCACGATGGCCGTTATAAGGGCGGTGGATGCACCGTTAATATCGTCGTTAACCACAGCCATGGTGATAGCCGCGGTAATACACACGCCGGCCCCAGCCCTGGTCACTGCCCAGGCTGTGCTCCTAGGACTCGTAGGCCCCCTGGTGGGTATAGTCGCCCTGGACACCGTGGTCAGGAGGAGGGGTTCCGTGAGCACGTTCCTCACCAGGTCCCTGGTTGTCGCCGCGAACTCAATACCCTGGGTAATAGCGCTTACGCTCCTAATGCTCAGTGAGGACCCTGGGATTATAAGCCCTGGGATTGCCCAGTACATACCGCTGATTAGTGATCCATTGATCATGAGCCACCCAATGGCGCTACTAAACTCCGTGACCACCACGGCGGTGCTGACCGCCATTGACTCATACCTATTAATTAATGCTGGGTCGAGACTACTAATGCCGAGGCTCCCAGGGGGTCCCGAGTCCCTAATCACCGTTAACAAGCCGTTCAGGGGATTCAGGTTTAGGGGGCCGTTCATGGGCCTCGTCAGGTACTACATGAGGCAGTTACTCAGTGCCAGGGGCTCCCTGGGGATGGTGGTTGGCGGAGCCTTAATGGCCGTGTTCCTATACGTTTCCCTGGCAACGTCGATGAGGGGCCTAACCCAATTTGAGTTAATAATCGGCGTCATGGCCTACGCCGCGCCACTCGCCTTCATAACCTCGTTCCTACCAGTCATGATGTATAACGCGGAGTACTCGGCATTGCCCATAATACTCACGGTGCCGGTAACGCCCATTAGGAGGATGATGGCCAAGGTCCCCATGGTACTCACTGCGTACTACGCCCTCGCCGCGCCCATGGTGGTCATACTCGCGGCCCTCCACCACCCATCCGCCATACCGCCGGTCCTAGCCCTTGCCGTGTCGCCACTGGCATCCACCGTGATGTCCGCCGTAATATTCCAACTGGAGGTTAGGGATTACCTAAACGGTTCCCAGGCATTGGCGATACTAAACCTCGTCAATACACTGCTCATAATAACCGCAGCCTCGATACCCATCATAGCCTTCATAACAGCCCAGGTACTTACCATGAACATTACCTACTCAACAATGGCTTTAGCAGTGACGGGGGCCGCCGAGACAGCCGTGCTTTCCCTAGCCCTAATAGGCCTGGTCAGGGCTGGGTGACCAAGCAACTCACTGCTTCTGCTGGGCCTTCTGGGCGCCCTTCCTTGAGCCGCTCAACTCCTCCTCAATCCACTCAAGCTTACCAAGCATGGGCTGTCTAAGGGTTAGGCTTACCCTAACCACGTCCCTGTTGCCCGCGGTCACGTAACTCACGCCCACGACCCTGGCCCTAACCACGTCACCCCTACCAAGCCTACGCCTGCTGCGCTCGCCCACGAAGGCTCCGCTCTGCTTGTCGTAGAGGACCACGTTATCCTCCATCATCTGGGTCCTGTGTATCAGGGCGTCAATTGGCCCAATCCTCACGAAGGCCCCGAAGTCCTCAGTCCTAACCACCTCACCCTCAACAACCTCGTTAATCAACGGCGTATACACCAGGGCCTTGAAGCGTACCCTATTGTACGTTGCTCCATCACCGAATATCACCACGCCCCTCTTGCTCACCTCAACGTCGAATATGGCCACGTAGACCCCCACATCCCTCTCAACCCTACCCACGTACTCACCCCACAGGACCTCAAAGGCAACCCTCTCCAGCGGCTCCCCAAACCTGCTGGGTGGAATCCTGATGTAGTCCTCGAGTGTTAAGACCCTAAACATGCAGGGTTCGTTTTAATAAACCCTTTAAAAAACTAATCACCCCAACCCGTAAATCTCCCTCCAGGGCCTACCCTCCTCAACCATCCTGAGTATGATCACCCTAACCTTCTCAATACACGTCAGTAAATCCCTACCAAGCATCCCAACGATCACGGGATTCGCCCTAGAGGCTATGAAGTTTGAGGAGGCCACTATTGCCATGTACCTGGCAAGCACGAACTCATTACTCAACTCAACAACCCTCTCCATAACCCTCCAGGCGTTGGTTAACTCATCACCGCCGCACTCAACGCCCAGGGCGTTGCAGGACCTGTTTAGGGCCTCAACGCATAGTTTTGAGAGTTCACTCAGTACCGAGGCCCCATCTCCATTTAGGGCCCCACCAACCCTACTGGGCAACTCATCCCTTAGGTACTTGATTAATTCCTCATCCCTCCTAATCATCCCTAGGTCTCCACGATCGTCTCATCAATCAATATGTTCTCCTCCTTAAACCCCATCTCAACGAGCAGCTTCTTAACCCTCTGCCTCTGGTCACCCTGGACCTCAATCGAGTTCTCCCTAACAGTACCACCAGCCGCAAGCCTGCGCTTAAGCTCCTTGGCGATGCCATCGATGTCGAGTGCCTTAACATCGGAACTATCAAACTCAATAACAGTCACCAAATGCCTCTTCCTCCTCTCAACCCTAACCCTAACCAACGCCTGCTCCTTAGCTATCTCCGCCTCAGCCGTACTCTCACCACCAAGCACTGACGAAAGCAACTCATCAACTATGTCTCCCTGACCCTCCCCACTCATGGACCGAGTAATTAACTACCACATGTATTTATATCTTTTGCGTCCAGGAAAAACGTGAATGACGCATCACGAGGCGAGCAGTGACGAACCGCCGAGGTCAATGAAGACCCTACCACCAACACTGACAAGGCCCACGTAAACAAGGAGGAAGCGCGTTGATGAGCCGGGGCTAACCCCAAGCCCTGCCAGGCAGTCCATTGGTGCGGAGACATCAACGACATTGCCACTCACGTCCCTCGTGACCGCCACAGGCCTCGGGAAGTCAAGGCCCCTGGGCAGGTCCCAAAGATCCAGCGGTGGGTTTAGTGGCCGGGACCTACAGCCCACCGCCCTACGCCCAACCACAGAGACCCCAACCACGTAATCACCCACCAGGAATCCCAGGACGATGTCGAGCCAGGGCTTATCAACAGGCCCATCAACCACCACACCCCTAATGATTAGGCCGCCTATTGGGTACTCGCGGCCCAGGTCTATGAGGGTGAACCAGGGAACCGCCTGGATGGGCAATAGGTACTTATCACCAACCCTCCTGGCCCCAAACCTCCTACCCAACTCAACACTCGAAGCCCTAAACAAGGCCTCCAACTCATCCAGGGAGATTACGGGGAACCTACCGCCGAATTGCCTAACCACCATAACCATCAAACGCAGGCGTTTTTAAGGACCTCCTCGCACTTGACGTGCACGTCCCTGGGTATCCTCGGTATCACGCTCAGCAGGACCTTACGGGCCAGGTCAAGCTTCTCACTCATTACCCTCTCCACGAGCTCCGCAGTCACCGGTTGATGAGGAACCCAAATGTCGTAGTCAGTCACCAGGGCAAGCAGTGAGTAGCACATGCCGAGTTCACGCACGAGGTTAATCTCAGGCACCAGCGTCATCCCAATTATGTCACAGCCATAAACGTCCCTCCAAACCCTAGACTCAGCCTTAGTACTAAACCTCGGCCCCTCAATACACACATAGCACCCGCCGAGGTGAGTCCTATTAACCCTGGAGGCCTCCTCATAGAGCAGTTGATTAATTATGGGGTTAAAGGGCTCAAGACCAATCTGTATATGGCAGGTCCTAGGCCCATCAAAGAACGTGTACTCCCTACCCTTAGTCGCATCAAAGAACTGGTCGGGAATCACGAAATCACCAGGCGCAAAGTCCTGCCTAAGACTACCCACAGCACTAACACTAATGACGACCTTAACACCAAGGGCCCACAAAGCCCAGGCATTCGCCCTATACGGTATCCTATGCGGCGGGTACCTATGCCCACGACCATGCCTAGGTAGAAACGCAACCCACTCACCACCAACCCTACCAATCACCACATTATCACTGGGCAAACCATAGGGCGTGTGGATCTGAACCTCAAAGTAATCACTGAAAAACCCAGCCTCATAAAGCCCACTACCACCAATAACACCGACGTAGGGTAACGAGTCGATGCCCAACTCGCTTGGGCTCACGGGCGCCCTAGTAACCGTCAACTTCCTAACCCCAACCACGGTAAGGCTAGGGAAAGGACCTATAAAAGCGTTACCCAACAACCAAACCGAGGCAGGGATCAACGGCCAGGCACAATCACGAACTACTCCCACTGAGGGCCATTCCAAAGCCACATTGGAAGTGGTATGACTTCCCCATGATGGTATACCACAATAACACACTAATCTACGAGGGCTATGGGTACTATAAATTCAATTCTATATTAATCCCCATTTACCCGCCAAGTGGCATTGCCGCCACTGAAACACCACAAGAGATGCCTTACCTAGTACCTCACCACTAGGTGCCCTAATGAATTGCTGGAACTTCAGCATGGGTGGTCCACCTGGGGTACAGGTAAGGCTTCCAAATGGTACTGAGATTAATGGAGCAGGCCTAGTGTATATGAATTATGACTGGATTGCCTTCGCAAATGCCTGGCAGGGTGGTAAGGTGGTCTTCCAGGTTTATGAGCCTAGAAGTGCAATGTATGATTGGGTGTTTAGTCAATGGTTGAGCTTCAAGGAGAGCCAGGCTTATGAGAGGTTTGTGGAGTGGGCTGTGGAGGAGTAATGCTGGGGGTTATTCAACAATGTGGCTTGTGCTGACATTGGTGTATACTCAAGTAAGGTGCGGTGGTGGTGACATTATCATTGTATAACTTGACTAAGCCTGTTAGCTGGAGTTGGGAGCTTTACAATGTCACCACCACCAATCCAACCATTCCAGCCCACAACCCAACACCGAGCACTCAAGTGACTACGTCAATATCAATTACAATACTGCCAATGAGGCACACCGCCCCACGTAAGGCTCCTCCAATACCCTATTGAAATCTTCCAATGCAAAATATAGC from Vulcanisaeta distributa DSM 14429 harbors:
- a CDS encoding translation initiation factor, whose protein sequence is MSGEGQGDIVDELLSSVLGGESTAEAEIAKEQALVRVRVERRKRHLVTVIEFDSSDVKALDIDGIAKELKRRLAAGGTVRENSIEVQGDQRQRVKKLLVEMGFKEENILIDETIVET
- a CDS encoding DNA-directed RNA polymerase, giving the protein MFRVLTLEDYIRIPPSRFGEPLERVAFEVLWGEYVGRVERDVGVYVAIFDVEVSKRGVVIFGDGATYNRVRFKALVYTPLINEVVEGEVVRTEDFGAFVRIGPIDALIHRTQMMEDNVVLYDKQSGAFVGERSRRRLGRGDVVRARVVGVSYVTAGNRDVVRVSLTLRQPMLGKLEWIEEELSGSRKGAQKAQQKQ
- a CDS encoding S-methyl-5'-thioadenosine phosphorylase, producing the protein MVGVRKLTVTRAPVSPSELGIDSLPYVGVIGGSGLYEAGFFSDYFEVQIHTPYGLPSDNVVIGRVGGEWVAFLPRHGRGHRYPPHRIPYRANAWALWALGVKVVISVSAVGSLRQDFAPGDFVIPDQFFDATKGREYTFFDGPRTCHIQIGLEPFNPIINQLLYEEASRVNRTHLGGCYVCIEGPRFSTKAESRVWRDVYGCDIIGMTLVPEINLVRELGMCYSLLALVTDYDIWVPHQPVTAELVERVMSEKLDLARKVLLSVIPRIPRDVHVKCEEVLKNACV